A genomic region of Zalophus californianus isolate mZalCal1 chromosome 1, mZalCal1.pri.v2, whole genome shotgun sequence contains the following coding sequences:
- the RETNLB gene encoding resistin-like beta produces MKSTSCFLLILILLQLMIPGTAPCSLDSLVDTKIKDLFSYSELNPSPTKRMSCVSITNSGRLSSCPAGMVVTGCACGYGCGSWDIRGETTCHCQCSTMDWTTARCCHLT; encoded by the exons ATGAAGTCTACCTCTTGCTTCCTTCTTATTCTCATCCTCCTCCAGCTGATGATCCCAGGGACTGCTCCGTGTTCCTTAGACTCCCTTGTGGATACAAAGATAAAGGA TCTTTTCTCCTATTCAGAGTTAAATCCTTCCCCAACAAAAAGGATGTCGTGTGTCAGTATCACGAACTCAGGCAGACTATCCTCCTGCCCTGCAG GGATGGTTGTCACTGGCTGTGCCTGTGGCTATGGCTGTGGTTCCTGGGATATCCGGGGAGAAACCACATGCCACTGCCAGTGCAGCACAATGGACTGGACCACTGCTCGCTGCTGCCACCTGAcctga